From the genome of Parabacteroides sp. FAFU027:
GCCCTGGTCGGTAAAGTGGACGAACTTCGTGATGCAGCGACTTACTGCGATGAAAAACGAACGGGCTCATTTATCCGAAATATCAAACGCATTGCGGGAAACGATTCTCGCTTGCGGATTGGAAACTGCCGGAGAGAGTAACATTGTACCCATCATCATTCGGGATATGAGCAAAACGCTTCAACTCTCAAAATATCTGTGCAAACAGGGCTTCTTTGTGCTGCCCATTCGCCCGCCAACCGTTCCCGCAGGAACAGAGCGCTTGCGCATTTCCCTGACTGCCGCAATCTCTAACGAGCAAATCCATCAATTCTCGGAAATATTATGCAAACACATTGGCAAATAAACGGTCAGCGCAAGCTGATCCTCTTTTTCAGCGGTTGGGCGATGGATGGAAATCCGACTACTCACATTGAGTCACACGATGCGGATGTCTGCACCTGCTTTGATTACCGTTCGTTGGAAACGAATGATTTGGAGAAATGGCAATTGTACGATGAAGTAATTCTGGTGGGTTGGTCCACCGGGGTATGGGCGGCAGAGCAGGTTCTCGTAGATAGCAATTCACCAATAACCAGAGCCATTGCCATCAATGGAACGTCAACGACCGCACATGATGAAACGGGAATTCCCCGTGCCATCTTTCAGGGAACATACGACAACCTCAATCCGCAAACGATGCAGAAATTTCAACGCCGGATGGTAGGAAGTGCAGCTGCGATGAAAGAGTTCTCAGCTATAGCTCCTAAGCGTGATTTGGATGAGCAAAAAGAGGAATTGGCTGCCATTCTGGCTTTTGATTTTCATGCAAATACAACCAGTAAATTGAAATGGAATAAAGCGATTATCGGAAAAAACGATGCGATTTTTCCTGTGGAGAATCAATTGCGTTACTGGAAAAGTCGTACTGAAATCGTGGAAATGGAGATGCCGCATTATCCGTTCTTTGAAATGAAGGATTGGATGGTGATTATATAGCACACGGATGACACGGACGCTTTGCAACACGGATTTTCACGGATTTTTCCTAATCCGTGAAAATCCGTCTAAGTCCGTGTCATCTGTGTGCCAAATATCAAAAAAACAAATGAACAAACAACTCATAAAATCCCGCTTTGCCAAAAGCCTGCAAACTTACGAACAGCAAGCTGATGTGCAGAAGCTTATTGCCGGGACTCTCGCTCTAAAGGCCGGTGAATATTTGCCTGCTTCGTGCGATTCATTGCTGGAGATCGGTTGCGGAACGGGATTCCTGACACGTGAACTGGTAAAACAGGTTACAGTAAAAGACCTATGGCTGAATGATCTGGTGGATGAGTTGGCTCTGCATTATACCGACTTATCCGATCAGATAAAAGAACAAACAGCATTACGATTTATACCCGGTGATGCCGAACAGATAACATTTCCTTCAGAAGTTGACTGTATCATGTCCGCTTCCGCCATTCAATGGATGACTGATCTACCCCGATTTTTCAAGAAGGTAAATGAAGCATTGTTGCCGGGAGGCTTCTTTATTTTCAATACCTATGGTCCTTCCAATTTTCAGGAAATCCGTTCGCTGATTGGATCCGGACTTCCTTATCCGGACATGTCGCAATTACAGAAAATGCTTGGTGATTCCTTTGAGATCAGGGAAGCATTTGAAGAGACACATATCCGGCATTTCGATTCGCCGGGTGAGGTACTGAGGCATTTGCAACAGACTGGAGTGACGGCGACAGATAGTTCATTTGCCTGGAATAAAAAGAAACTGCACGATTTTAATCATAATTACCGACTATTTTTTTCTGAAAATGGAAAGGTGATATTAACCTGGCAGGTCTATTATTTTGTTTGTCGAAAATCACTCTAACTTCATATAACTCCAATAACTACTTATGACTCCTTTTAACTCCATAAACAAAACCTACTTCATCACCGGCATTGATACCGACGCCGGTAAAACCATTATCACCGGTGCAATAGCAAAATATTTACACGATAAAGGGATAAACATTATCACCCAAAAACTTTCACAGACCGGATGTATCAATCAATCGGAAGATATCCAGGTTCACCGAAAAATGATGGGCGTAGAAACATATCCTGAAGACCAGGAAGGATTGACTTGCCCGTATGTTTTTCCTCTACCCTGTTCTCCTCATCTGGCAGCAAAACTGGAACAGACAAGAATCGATCCCGCCAAACTGAAAGCTGCGACAACCGAACTGTCTAACCGTTACGAATGTGTATTGGTGGAAGGTGTCGGTGGCCTGATGGTGCCACTGAATGAAGAGGTATTGCTGATTGATTACCTGAAAGATTGCAATTATCCGGTGATTCTGGTGACCAGCGGTAAACTGGGCAGCATCAATCACACCCTGCTTTCGCTGGATGCCTGCAAACACCGTGGGATAAATGTGGTTGGAATGGTATTTAACCACTTCGGAGCTTCCAATCCGGTAATAACCGATGATACGATATCTGTTTTTCGGGAACAGTTAGGTAAATATTACCCGGAAGCGAAATTGGTGGAAGTGCCCATCCTTGAAGACAAAACAAAACCGGTAGATTTTTCCATTCTGTTTGGATAAAATCTACCGGTTTTATTCTATTTAAAAACGAATTAATACCAAGGAATTGCGTCGTACGAGTTTCCTCGTTTATCGTATTTTACATCTTTCAGCAGGGACGATTTCACGCTGATGGTAACATTGAAACTCCGGTAAGCGCCAAAGGGAACTACCCCGGCAGTCGCTTGCCAACAGTGTAAGTCGCGGGAGAAGTTGATATTGGTATAGGAAATCTTATGCGTATCAAAGTCGTAACTGCTCGACATATTAAAGACCCAACCGGGAGTAAGTGTAATGTTTCCGGAAAAGCCGAGGTTATGGGTGATTTTGTGATTATACTCTAGTTTTTCCTTATTGAAGGTACTATATCCGTAGCGCATGGAGTAGTTAAAAGATAAACTCCAGGGCACGCTCCACAACATATATCCGTCTTTATCGAAGGAGGCAGTAGGTTTCTCCTCTTTTTTCTTATTGGGGTCTCGGTCTCCGGCCAGATTATCAGACTCAGGATTCTGGTCAGGCTGAGTCTCCGGTTTCTTATCTTTTTTCCCATCTTTGTCTTTACCCTCCTCTTTTCCACCGAAAAGTTTATTGAAAGTCTCGTTATTTAAGGTATAGGAAAATGAGGTTCCGGTACTCATCAGGCGACCTAACCCAAAAGAATGGTATTTTTCCCAACGGGTTACATTGACTTTTACCGGATTGCCGTTTTTGTCCAATTTATAAGTATAGGTATCAAAAGCGCCACTCAGATTCAGTGAAAAACCTTTGGTCAGTTTCATCCGGATGCTGGCATTGACATCGCTCCAGTTCATGGAGTCAGCAGCCAGGTTATAGCTGATACCGGTGGTAAAGTTATCAATCAGACTGATCTTTTTTACGCCGCTGGAGTCACGGTTTGAACGGACTTTCATCTCCAGATTATTGGTCATGTTAAATGAAACCGATCCGTTCGTTGTTCCGGGTGCCGAATAATACAACCCTCCCTGATAAGGAGAATAATAGACATTAGCCTTTGTCTGCGAATTATAATAACTGGTCCAGAAGCTACGGTTGTTTTGGAAATCCGGTGAGTAATTAAACGAAAGACTAGGTGTAAAAACATGGCGGATCACCTGAATTTTCCGGCCAAACAGAAACGGCATCGGTGTATAGAATCCATAGAGTTTAGTCGAAGCACTTACACTAGTACTGTAATTGTACATCCGGTTGAATCCCCAGATGGTATCTTGCAGCTCTTTATTATTCATCTCATCCCATGACCTCATGATCCGGTTGGTAAACCAGCTTTCCCGGTAGTTGAATGACGGGGTCACGTTGATATATTTCAGCAGGTTGAAGGTCGCTGAAACCGGAATGGAGTGTTGCATCCCGTTTCGCCAGTCTTTAATCAGGTTGGAATTGAACAATTTATCCTCCTTGGTGTCAATGCTATTGGCCAATTGTCCGGAATAGGTCAAGCCGATCTTTTCGTACCAGCGCTCTTTGCCTATCATCTCCTTTCTTTTAAAAGGATAAATGCGGTTGCTGGTGGCTATCGACAGGTTGGGTAACGAAACAGAGATGGACGAGTCGCTCGAACGCTGGTTGATATTCATCGAAGTATTGAACGTCAATGGAAAGCGCGGATTACGCCAGGAAAGGTTCACACTCGAACTTTTATTGTTTTGGGTAAATGCCTGGGCATTGTAGTAGCTGGAAAGGTCATGACGGGCATAACTCGATGTCGCAAAGTTCACACTGGCCGAAAAGGTCATATTGGGATTGGCCTTTGCATCCTGCGAATGAGACCAGGTCAGGCTGAAGTCTTTCGATTTGTTATAGTCCGATTGCCCCTTCTCACCAGTCACAGTCATCCGGTAGGAAGCATTAAAGTTCCCGCTGAATTTGTATTTTTTCGTGTAAGTCGAGGTTGAACTCAGCCCCCAGGAGCCTTTGGTATAAATTTCCCCTCTGACCGCCATATCAGCGTAATCATTTATGGCAAAATAATATCCACCATCTTTCAGGTAGAATCCACGGGTAAGCTCCTCACCATAAGATGGCATCAAAATTCCTGACGAATATTTTTCTGTAAAGGGGAAAAATCCAAACGGAATAGCCAACGGCAGCGGTACATCTTCAAGAACAAGATAAGCCGGACCGGTCACCACATTCCTCTTTGGACGTACTTTCGCTTTTGTTAACTGGAAATAGAAGTGCGGATGGTCATGTTCGTCACAGGTGGTGTATTTACAGTCGGTCATGAAAAGATCATCACCTTCTGTCTTTTTGGTTTTGCCCCCCACAACGTAACCTTCACCCTGCTGAGTAACGACACTGGTAATATACCCTTTCTTCGTCTTGAAGTTATAGCGCATCGTCTTCGAGTTGTACTCGTTGCTTTTTTCCTTAAAAATAGGCTCTCCGACCATTTTTCCGGCGGTATCCTTCCGTCCCTGGGCATAGACAATGCTGCTATCCATGTTCATCTGGATATAGTCGGCTTTCAGCTCAATCTCTTTATAGTTTACCTTACTATCACCGTACATTTTGGCATAATTGGTTCCCATAAACACGACAGAGTCAGTCGCCTGATACTGAACAGTGGCATCGAGAGCCTTCTTCGATTTTTTGGCTTTGAGGGAATCTTTGAGGTTTACGGTTTTGGCTGAATCGGCTTTTGGCAACGCAACCGAATCCGTTGCCGTCTTCGGTGCAGCGGACTGCTCCGGCTTCTGCGACAAAGGTCCGATTGCTTTCTGTGCTTGTGTGGAAAGTAAAAGAAGGAGGAATAACGAAAGCAGAATATATTTTGTCTGTTGTGTCATTAAGCTTTGCTATACTGAATTAGGCTGCAAAGCTACTTCTTTTGGGGAAAATTAACGCAGAATTACTCTTAAAATACCTTGTAATAGCTGCGTTGAACGGTATGAAAATGATTAATCGCGTAGAATCACTCCGGCACGTTCCGCTTCACCACATCCGGGAGGATTCAGTTTATAGACTTTTACCTCCAAAGCCGTTATTTTAGGAAACGTAGAACGCAACCTGCGGTAAATCCTACCGGCAACATGCTCCAGCAATTTCGAAGGAATTTCCATTTCTTCTTTCACAACATCACACACATCTGCATAAGAAATGGTTTCGTCCAGCTCATCCGTCGCGGTCGCTTTCACCACATCAGCTTCGAGCAGTATCGAAACGGTAAAATGGTTGCCGACAATCTGCTCCTGCTCCATCACCCCGTGATAGGCATAAAAGCGGATATTATCTATTTGAATGGATGTTTTCATCGGGAATTTTTTCGGGATTTAATTTGAAAAGCATTTACGAACCGAGGCTTTCATTTTACTTCGTAGTTACCTAAAACGTCAGTTTACAGCTTCTTACAGAGACAAAACTCAGTCAATCAACAAAATATTCGTATTTTTGCCTGCAAATTTACGCAAATCACAAAATATAACCGCTTTAGCCACTTGTTTTGTCATGTCAAAAGAGAATATTTCCACCGGCAGCTCCCACAATACCATCGCCCAGGACACAAAGATCACAGGTGACCTGATCACCTCAACGGATATCCGGATTGACGGGGAAATCACGGGAAATGTCACCTCCGGGAATAAAATCATTATCGGTCCCAAAGGTGTG
Proteins encoded in this window:
- a CDS encoding DUF452 family protein, with translation MQTHWQINGQRKLILFFSGWAMDGNPTTHIESHDADVCTCFDYRSLETNDLEKWQLYDEVILVGWSTGVWAAEQVLVDSNSPITRAIAINGTSTTAHDETGIPRAIFQGTYDNLNPQTMQKFQRRMVGSAAAMKEFSAIAPKRDLDEQKEELAAILAFDFHANTTSKLKWNKAIIGKNDAIFPVENQLRYWKSRTEIVEMEMPHYPFFEMKDWMVII
- the bioC gene encoding malonyl-ACP O-methyltransferase BioC is translated as MNKQLIKSRFAKSLQTYEQQADVQKLIAGTLALKAGEYLPASCDSLLEIGCGTGFLTRELVKQVTVKDLWLNDLVDELALHYTDLSDQIKEQTALRFIPGDAEQITFPSEVDCIMSASAIQWMTDLPRFFKKVNEALLPGGFFIFNTYGPSNFQEIRSLIGSGLPYPDMSQLQKMLGDSFEIREAFEETHIRHFDSPGEVLRHLQQTGVTATDSSFAWNKKKLHDFNHNYRLFFSENGKVILTWQVYYFVCRKSL
- the bioD gene encoding dethiobiotin synthase; translated protein: MTPFNSINKTYFITGIDTDAGKTIITGAIAKYLHDKGINIITQKLSQTGCINQSEDIQVHRKMMGVETYPEDQEGLTCPYVFPLPCSPHLAAKLEQTRIDPAKLKAATTELSNRYECVLVEGVGGLMVPLNEEVLLIDYLKDCNYPVILVTSGKLGSINHTLLSLDACKHRGINVVGMVFNHFGASNPVITDDTISVFREQLGKYYPEAKLVEVPILEDKTKPVDFSILFG
- a CDS encoding putative LPS assembly protein LptD — protein: MTQQTKYILLSLFLLLLLSTQAQKAIGPLSQKPEQSAAPKTATDSVALPKADSAKTVNLKDSLKAKKSKKALDATVQYQATDSVVFMGTNYAKMYGDSKVNYKEIELKADYIQMNMDSSIVYAQGRKDTAGKMVGEPIFKEKSNEYNSKTMRYNFKTKKGYITSVVTQQGEGYVVGGKTKKTEGDDLFMTDCKYTTCDEHDHPHFYFQLTKAKVRPKRNVVTGPAYLVLEDVPLPLAIPFGFFPFTEKYSSGILMPSYGEELTRGFYLKDGGYYFAINDYADMAVRGEIYTKGSWGLSSTSTYTKKYKFSGNFNASYRMTVTGEKGQSDYNKSKDFSLTWSHSQDAKANPNMTFSASVNFATSSYARHDLSSYYNAQAFTQNNKSSSVNLSWRNPRFPLTFNTSMNINQRSSDSSISVSLPNLSIATSNRIYPFKRKEMIGKERWYEKIGLTYSGQLANSIDTKEDKLFNSNLIKDWRNGMQHSIPVSATFNLLKYINVTPSFNYRESWFTNRIMRSWDEMNNKELQDTIWGFNRMYNYSTSVSASTKLYGFYTPMPFLFGRKIQVIRHVFTPSLSFNYSPDFQNNRSFWTSYYNSQTKANVYYSPYQGGLYYSAPGTTNGSVSFNMTNNLEMKVRSNRDSSGVKKISLIDNFTTGISYNLAADSMNWSDVNASIRMKLTKGFSLNLSGAFDTYTYKLDKNGNPVKVNVTRWEKYHSFGLGRLMSTGTSFSYTLNNETFNKLFGGKEEGKDKDGKKDKKPETQPDQNPESDNLAGDRDPNKKKEEKPTASFDKDGYMLWSVPWSLSFNYSMRYGYSTFNKEKLEYNHKITHNLGFSGNITLTPGWVFNMSSSYDFDTHKISYTNINFSRDLHCWQATAGVVPFGAYRSFNVTISVKSSLLKDVKYDKRGNSYDAIPWY
- the folB gene encoding dihydroneopterin aldolase, giving the protein MKTSIQIDNIRFYAYHGVMEQEQIVGNHFTVSILLEADVVKATATDELDETISYADVCDVVKEEMEIPSKLLEHVAGRIYRRLRSTFPKITALEVKVYKLNPPGCGEAERAGVILRD